A stretch of Vigna angularis cultivar LongXiaoDou No.4 chromosome 4, ASM1680809v1, whole genome shotgun sequence DNA encodes these proteins:
- the LOC108330842 gene encoding plant intracellular Ras-group-related LRR protein 6, translating to MNMYHLQQLHNHQPVMRKRERNKGLEKERLQVMDLSGMSLDSLPKPSLDLATISKLDLSNNNLQEIPESLTARLLNMEVLDVRSNQLKSLPNSIGCLSKLKVLNVSGNFIEFLPKTIENCRALEELNANFNKLSKLPDTIGFELINLKKLSVNSNKLVFLPSSTSHLTSLKVLDARLNCLRALPEDLENLINLETLNVSQNFQYLETLPYSIGLLLSLVELDVSYNNIKTLPESIGCLKNLKKLSVEGNPLVCPSVEVVEQGLHVVMEFMQHKMNSSDQRPAKKRWWMMKMVKCGTFSKQVRGGKRPEHEGYNMLKHQKINGLASPGFMGMLSPLRFFSSPRHSFG from the exons ATGAACATGTACCATCTGCAACAGCTTCATAATCATCAACCTGTGATGAGGAAGAGGGAGAGAAACAAAGGCTTGGAGAAAGAGAGGCTTCAGGTCATGGATTTGAGTGGCATGTCTTTGGACTCTCTTCCAAAACCTTCTCTTGATTTGGCCACCATTTCCAAGTTGGACTTATCTAACAACAATCTCCAG GAGATTCCTGAATCCTTAACTGCGAGACTGCTAAACATGGAGGTGTTGGATGTTCGGTCCAACCAGCTTAAGTCTCTTCCTAATTCCATTGGTTGTCTCTCTAAGCTTAAGGTTTTAAATGTCTCTGGCAACTTCATCGAATTCCTCCCCAAAACCATTGAGAATTGCag AGCATTGGAAGAACTGAATGCGAACTTCAACAAGCTGAGCAAGTTACCAGACACAATAGGGTTTGAGCTGATAAACCTGAAGAAGCTCTCGGTGAACTCGAACAAGCTGGTTTTTCTTCCTAGCTCGACCTCACACCTAACATCATTGAAGGTTCTGGATGCACGGTTGAACTGCCTAAGGGCACTTCCGGAGGACCTCGAGAACCTCATCAACCTCGAGACACTGAATGTGAGCCAGAACTTCCAGTACTTGGAAACCCTCCCTTATTCCATAGGGCTCCTCTTGTCCCTGGTTGAACTTGATGTCAGCTACAACAACATCAAGACCTTGCCTGAATCCATTGGGTGCCTCAAGAACCTGAAGAAGCTAAGTGTTGAAGGGAACCCTCTGGTTTGTCCCTCGGTGGAGGTGGTGGAGCAGGGCCTGCACGTGGTGATGGAGTTCATGCAGCATAAGATGAACTCGAGTGATCAACGCCCAGCGAAGAAAAGGTGGtggatgatgaagatggtgaagTGTGGAACCTTCAGTAAGCAAGTGAGAGGTGGGAAACGACCAGAACATGAAGGTTACAACATGCTTAAGCACCAGAAGATCAATGGTCTTGCTTCGCCAGGCTTCATGGGAATGCTTTCACCTCTTCGCTTCTTCTCGTCACCCCGCCATTCCTTCGGCTGA
- the LOC128196123 gene encoding uncharacterized protein LOC128196123 — MKQLLIRKNSGERTPVNVNVTTGVATGPHADDFRSYLGVVARDKISILIPSFDHVSEVDRNIIWKDILMTFDIPNVTSLRNKCLSTVAENFRNFKSKLTSRYIFGHLKHKSF, encoded by the exons atgaaacaactattgatcaggaaaaatagtggtgaaagaactccggtgaatgtgaatgtcaccacgggtgtggcaactggcccccatgcagatgacttccgatcataccttggagtagtggcacgtgataagattagcattctcattccatcttttgatcatgtgtccgaggttgatcggaacattatttggaaagatatattg atgacatttgacattccaaatgtcacatcacttagaaataagtgtttgtcaactgttgcagaaaatttcagaaactttaaaagcaagttgacatcaagatacatctttggacaccttaaacataaaa GTTTctga
- the LOC108330889 gene encoding uncharacterized protein LOC108330889 — protein MRAKSEPAAQPPSSSASGGASSGASLDPIFHLLRVLPFSFLRPPRLRLKLPSLTLPSPNAVFALLLLTYFMVVSGIVYDIIVEPPGIGSMQDPYTGSVRPVVFMSGRVNGQYIIEGLSSGFMFVLGGIGIILLDLALDRNRPKSVKVSYASAGVSSVVLAYVMSMLFIRIKIPAYLR, from the coding sequence ATGCGAGCCAAATCGGAGCCCGCGGCCCAGCCTCCCTCCTCCTCCGCCTCCGGTGGCGCTTCCTCCGGCGCGTCGCTGGATCCGATCTTCCACCTCCTCCGGGTGCTGCCCTTCAGCTTCCTCCGCCCCCCGCGGCTCCGCCTCAAACTCCCCTCCCTGACCCTCCCCTCCCCCAACGCCGTCTTCGCCCTCCTCCTCCTCACCTATTTCATGGTCGTCTCCGGCATCGTTTACGACATCATTGTGGAACCTCCCGGCATCGGCTCCATGCAGGATCCCTACACCGGCTCTGTGCGCCCCGTCGTCTTCATGTCCGGCCGCGTCAACGGGCAGTACATCATCGAAGGCCTCTCCTCTGGCTTCATGTTCGTGCTCGGCGGCATCGGCATCATTCTCCTTGATCTCGCGCTCGATCGCAACCGCCCGAAGTCCGTCAAGGTCTCCTACGCCTCCGCCGGCGTCTCCTCCGTCGTCCTCGCTTACGTTATGAGCATGCTCTTCATCCGCATTAAGATCCCCGCCTATCTCAGATGA
- the LOC108330788 gene encoding nucleotide-sugar uncharacterized transporter 1, translated as MFSFFIRKGVRKILKRKDSDAGEKGRALEDVRASLFNQFRSSEGAKRQQQRICGPAVALSFNFLVAVGIIFMNKMVLQTIKFKFPILLTLIHYVVSWFFMALLKAFSLLPASPSSKSTPLSTLFTLGFVMSLSTGFANVSLKYNSIGFYQMAKIAVTPSIVFAEFVLYRKKVSFPKALALSVVSIGVAVATVTDLQFHVFGACVALAWIVPSAVNKILWSRLQQQENWTALSLMWKTTPITLIFLAAMLPCLDPPGVLSFDWNFSNSLIIFASAILGFLLQWSGALALGATSAISHVVLGQFKTCVLLLGNFYLFGSNPGKISICGAFTAIAGMSIYTYLNLRQQSNKPSPRQASILPKSKLSKENGSTHDGHYGAESV; from the exons ATGTTTAGCTTCTTCATTAGGAAAGGCGTCAGAAAGATCCTTAAGCGCAAAGACAGCGATGCTGGCGAAAAag GAAgagctttggaagatgtgagAGCTTCTCTTTTTAATCAATTCCGTTCCTCCGAAGGCGCAAAGCGTCAACAGCAACGCATATGTGGTCCAGCTGTTGCACTTTCCTTCAATTTTCTGGTTGCAGTTGGTATTATTTTCATGAACAAAATG gTGCTTCAAactattaaattcaaatttccTATACTTCTTACTCTAATTCACTATGTAGTGAGCTGGTTCTTCATGGCATTACTAAAAGCATTTTCTCTCCTTCCGGCTTCTCCTTCCTCAAAATCAACTCCATTGTCTACTTTATTTACTCTTGGATTTGTTATGTCTCTGTCCACGGGCTTTGCTAATGTCAGCTTGAAGTACAATAG CATTGGTTTCTATCAGATGGCAAAGATTGCAGTGACACCATCAATAGTTTTTGCAGAATTTGTCTTATATAGGAAGAAAGTTTCTTTCCCGAAG GCATTAGCATTATCGGTGGTCTCTATTGGTGTTGCTGTGGCAACTGTGACTGATCTTCAGTTCCATGTATTTGGTGCTTGTGTAGCATTGGCATGGATTGTTCCAAGTGCTGTAAACAAAATCTTGTGGTCTAGACTGCAGCAGCAAGAGAACTGGACTGCTTTGTC GCTGATGTGGAAAACCACACCCATTACTTTGATTTTCCTGGCTGCTATGTTACCCTGCTTAGACCCTCCGGGTGTTCTTTCCTTTGACTGGAACTTCAGCAATAGTTTGATAATTTTTGCATCAGCTATCCTTGGATTCTTACTTCAGTGGTCTGGTGCTTTAGCACTTGG GGCTACATCCGCCATCTCCCACGTTGTCCTTGGACAATTCAAGACCTGTGTCCTCCTTCTAGGAAACTTTTATCTCTTTGGATCCAATCCTGGCAAAATCAGTATCTGTGGCGCATTCACAGCTATTGCCGGTATGTCTATTTACACTTATCTTAATCTGAGGCAACAATCAAACAAGCCGTCACCTCGACAGGCTTCCATTTTACCAAAATCTAAACTCAGCAAAGAAAATGGCAGCACCCATGATGGACATTATGGTGCAGAATCTGTCTAA